A stretch of DNA from Microlunatus sp. Gsoil 973:
CGTCGCGGACCTGGACCTGATCGAGATCAATGAGGCTTTCGCGACGGTGGGCGTGGCCAGCATGCGCGCCCTCGGACTGAGCGCCGAGGAAGCCGACCGCACGGTCAACGTCGACGGCGGGGCGATCGCCGTTGGCCATCCCATCGGGATGTCCGGCGCCCGGCTGGTGCTGCACCTGGTGTACGCCCTCAACCGGCGGGGCGGCGGCACAGCGGTCGCCGCGCTGTGTGGTGGCGGTGGCCAGGGCGACGCCCTGATCATCTCCGCACCCAGGGGCTGACCGGCTCGACGCGCCGGAATCCTGTATGCCTGAACCCGCGCCCGAGGGACTCGCTGATGAACGGGCTGACGAACTGGCGGTACTGGTCGCCGCGGCCCGGACCTGCAGGCCGCGTGCCGTCGCCCGATTGATCTCGATCGTGGAGAACGGCTCGCCGGCGCTCCGCGGGCTGATGTCCCGACTTGCCCCGGATACCGGCCGGGCACATGTCATCGGGGTGACCGGCGCTCCCGGCGTCGGGAAGTCGACGACAACAGCGACGCTCATCGCCGCCTACCGGGCTCGCGGACTCCGGGTCGGTGTGCTGGCCTTCGATCCGTCATCCCCGTTCACCGGGGGAGCACTGCTGGGTGACCGGGTCCGGATGCAACAGCACGCGCTGGATGATCAGGTCTACATCCGGTCGATGGCAGCCCGCGGGCACCTGGGCGGTCTCTCAGTCGCCGCACCGCAGGCAGTACGGGTGCTCGATGCCGCCGGCTGCGACGTCGTGCTGCTGGAGACCGTCGGCGTCGGTCAGTCCGAGGTCGAAGTGGCCGGCACCGCGGACAGCACTCTTGTGCTGCTCGCTCCGGGTATGGGCGACGGGATCCAGGCCGCCAAGGCCGGAGTCCTGGAGATCGGTGACATCTTCGTTGTCAACAAGGCCGACCGCGACGGCACGCAGTCGCTGATCCGCGAGCTGCGCACGATGATCGCAATGGCCGACCGGGACGCGGCGGCGTGGAAGCCGCCGATCGTGCGCACCGTCGCCAGCCGGGAAGAGGGCATCGACGACCTGGTGGCGACGCT
This window harbors:
- the meaB gene encoding methylmalonyl Co-A mutase-associated GTPase MeaB; its protein translation is MPEPAPEGLADERADELAVLVAAARTCRPRAVARLISIVENGSPALRGLMSRLAPDTGRAHVIGVTGAPGVGKSTTTATLIAAYRARGLRVGVLAFDPSSPFTGGALLGDRVRMQQHALDDQVYIRSMAARGHLGGLSVAAPQAVRVLDAAGCDVVLLETVGVGQSEVEVAGTADSTLVLLAPGMGDGIQAAKAGVLEIGDIFVVNKADRDGTQSLIRELRTMIAMADRDAAAWKPPIVRTVASREEGIDDLVATLDKHRAHAEADGSWQRRRLERARSEVESLTLLLLRRRMHDDHRTVLDDLAEAVRDGRVDSFTAADRVLGDVTDPKA